The Thioalkalivibrio thiocyanodenitrificans ARhD 1 genome window below encodes:
- a CDS encoding EAL domain-containing response regulator: MHIIVIDDDPFALKLIRHQLHVIGFNRVESTTSAHDALARMTGGECFDLVITDLQMPELDGVEFVRRLTQNGFEGGLVLVSGEDERILQTAERLARAHELHVLGSLHKPIDPERLRKMLTSHTQPAGDAKRPARRIYGPEEVLEGIRTGQLECFCQPKVALASGEVNGVEMLVRWRHPRDGLVFPDQFIATAEEHGMIDELTRVVLRQALEQARTWIERGLHLSVAVNVSMESLSDLRFPDFVSREISRAGVPSSALILEVTESRLMKDVRNALDILARLRLRRVELSIDDFGTGHSTLVQLRDIPFTELKVDRGFVHGAWRHDSNLGAILEASLDMARRLGMRSVAEGVENQEDWAFLRRRGCDTAQGYFVARPMPMNELPDWLPVWEERCRDMGLSGP, translated from the coding sequence GTGCACATCATTGTCATCGATGACGACCCCTTCGCCCTGAAGCTGATCAGGCATCAGCTTCACGTCATCGGTTTTAACCGGGTCGAATCAACAACCAGCGCCCATGATGCCCTGGCGCGCATGACCGGCGGCGAATGCTTCGACCTGGTGATCACCGATCTGCAGATGCCCGAACTGGACGGCGTGGAGTTCGTCCGTCGGCTGACCCAAAACGGGTTCGAAGGGGGGCTCGTGCTGGTGAGCGGGGAGGACGAACGGATACTGCAGACGGCCGAACGCCTGGCCAGGGCCCATGAGTTGCACGTGCTGGGCAGCCTCCACAAGCCCATCGATCCGGAGCGCCTGCGCAAGATGCTGACCAGCCACACGCAACCGGCCGGTGACGCAAAGAGACCGGCCCGCAGGATCTACGGTCCCGAGGAGGTACTGGAAGGCATCCGCACAGGCCAGCTGGAATGCTTCTGCCAGCCCAAGGTGGCGCTCGCCTCCGGCGAGGTCAACGGCGTGGAGATGCTGGTCCGCTGGCGGCACCCCCGGGACGGGCTGGTCTTTCCGGATCAGTTCATCGCCACGGCGGAAGAGCACGGAATGATCGACGAGCTGACCCGGGTGGTGCTTCGACAGGCACTGGAGCAGGCCCGGACATGGATCGAGAGAGGCCTGCATCTGTCCGTCGCCGTAAACGTCTCCATGGAGAGTCTGAGCGATCTCCGGTTTCCGGACTTCGTCTCCCGGGAGATAAGCCGTGCCGGCGTCCCTTCGTCGGCACTCATTCTGGAGGTCACGGAAAGCAGACTGATGAAGGACGTGCGCAATGCGCTCGACATTCTCGCCAGGCTCCGGCTCAGGCGTGTGGAACTGTCCATCGACGACTTCGGCACGGGCCATTCCACCCTTGTGCAGTTGCGTGACATACCCTTCACCGAACTGAAGGTCGATCGCGGTTTTGTCCATGGTGCCTGGCGGCACGACAGCAACCTTGGCGCGATACTGGAAGCCAGCCTGGACATGGCACGCCGCCTCGGCATGCGCAGCGTCGCGGAAGGCGTGGAGAATCAGGAGGATTGGGCATTTCTCAGGAGGCGTGGCTGTGACACGGCACAGGGGTACTTTGTGGCCAGACCGATGCCCATGAACGAACTTCCGGACTGGCTGCCCGTCTGGGAGGAACGCTGCCGGGACATGGGATTATCCGGCCCATGA